From uncultured Pseudodesulfovibrio sp.:
CCCTGGTTCTGGATCAACCGCTACAGTATTCATGAATCGGGCTGTCACATTGCCACTGCTGTCGACATTTTCGATGAAAAAGGCACCAAGCTCATAGACTGTAATGACATTTCTACCGCCTGTTGGCGGGTAGCGAGGGTCATAGAAGGAGATGATGGCGACGCGAGGACTGTCGAGAGGATCACTAAAGGAGCTGCCTTCAATGGAGTTAGTTGATGTGTCCCATGCCGCGTAGGGATCAAGTCCAATGAGGTTGTTGGTTCCGGCTTTGACCGGGCCAGCCGAGTTGCCGGGTTCGATCAACAATTCGTCGCCTGGTTCAACAGGATATTCACTGTTGGAGCCGGTACACCCTTCAATGTTTTCCTTGATCATAGCCGCACCCGTTGTCGGATTGCCTTTGTTGATGGGTGGCAAATCTATAAGATTATACTGCCCGGGAGCGATGGCCAAACTTGGGTCGCCCGGTTTGATAATGATCTGGGTGCCGACGTCGTCCTGAGTGTATCCGAGGACTTCTACCGAGTCGAGTTCCTGAACGCTTTCCACGTCCATCCTGTCGTTTTCGTAGTACTTGGTGGCAGGGGCAGCCGAATCGTTCCATGTAAACTTGGTGGGAACAACAAAAGGTTTGATGCATTTGCTGGAGCAGATGCCGACGATACCTGCACGGGCTACGACTTGAATGTTTGCGAAGGGAATACCTATAGCCTTACCAAAATACAGTGGGAATGGATTGCCTTGGGCTTCATTGAGAGTGACGGTGACTTCGACTTGATTAGGCTGGTCCTCATCAGGCACGCCATCTCTTAGGAAAACGATGTCTGTCGGCGTCACTGATTCGTTCGGAATATCCGTCGCTGTCAGGTTTCGTTCCGCGTATTTTGTGACAATGGCCCTGAGTTTTTCTATGTCGCTTCCTTCGGCCATAAGAGAATTGGCTCCGGCCAGTGCTCCGGCATCGGCAGCTGTCTGAATTGCGCCGCGTTTGATATAGATTCGACCTATATCTACAGCCAAGGCACACATCCCCATCAAGGCGGCCATGCACATGCCGACGAGAATGCTGGCCACGCCGTGTTGTTGGGAAAAAAGATTACGTAAAATGGTCATAATGGCATCACTCCACTTTGGCGTAGGCAACTATGGAGATGCCGTCCGGCATGAGTTCTTCCCATGGAAGTACGGTGCTTCCAGAGAGATTGTAATTCAGCCTTACGGCAATTTCCTGACCGAGTTCAGGGTCATCCTGTCCGAGCTCTATTTCCACGACAAGGTTGTTTGATTCAAGTCCTGCCGATTCGACAAAGGCCTGCACTTGGGCAACAGGGTCATCCCCACGTGAGGCCATGACTACGCCTTCTCTTGCTGCGCGGGTTAAAATCTGATTCATGTCTATTAATTGAGACGCATCCCACATGCCTGTAATTAGCGGGATGAGTAAGAGTGACATAAGAAGGGCGAATTCAAGGGCCATGGCGCCTTGTTTCTTTGTATCATTTTTGCGCATGGTTACCTCTCATGAATCATGACAGCCGCAGCCGAAATGTTGGTCGGCCCTTCCAGAGATGGAAGCAGGTTGTCGATGACATAAAACTCGAAGGGGACAGAAACTTTGACTTCAACGGGTTGTGACGCCTGGCGGGCGCTAATCACGACAGATGAAGACTGGTTAATCCCGCCTGACACCAGTTCTTCGGTAACAACCGATTCGATTTGGCTGGTGGTGCTTTCGTGAAGAATGGCTGTACGAGCACCTTCAAAGGCTGCGTCACGGACAACACTTTGTGTCCAGTATAATCGACCAGTATCCATGACGCCGACCAGTAACATCATGAAGATCGGGAACAACATGGCCATTTCTATGGCTGCTAATCCTTGTTTGGACTGAGTTTGTCTGTTCTTTTTCATTGTTGCTCCTGATTGCGACGTTTGTCGCGATGCGACTTCATTTAATGTGAAATAAGCAAGAGATATGCCATTGTTCTGTTGAGGTTTTGGGAATTTTAATTGCTTGAAATGAAAGATGTTTTAAGAATATATGAGAAGCTCCTCATATGAATGTTTTATAAAATCCAGCATTTATAGAGTTGCCTTGATGAAATCTCTATTTTGGGTGGAGTTTGTTTTAGACACCCAATGGTGTTTTGGGAGTTGAAGATCGGATGAATTGTGGGTATGTAGGAAATAATCCTGTTTAAACCAAAGGTGGTTTTGACTTATTTTTTATAGTGAAATGTCGTTAACATAGTATACATTGAGGGCCACCATGAAGAAGATTTTTGCAATACTGACCGTGATTTTCTGTTTTGGCGTGACCGCAGCTTTTGCCGTTGACGGTGGAGCTTTGTACAAAAAACGGTGTGCCAAGTGTCATCGCGATGGAACCGAATCGTCCAAAGCCGGTGGAGGTGTTGTCCTCAAGGGCCAAAGTAGCGGTGAAATTGAGATGAAAATGAACGGGTACGCTGATGGTTCGTATGGCGGGAAGAAAAAAAAGACCATGATCCGTATTGCGAGTAAGCTTAACGGACAGGAAGTTAAGGCTATCGCGGATTATTTAGGCTCTATGTAGCCCTTGAATTTATTTGGTAGATAAAAATATCGCCCGTGCCGCGTTGTGGTGCGGGCGTTTGTTTTTTTGAATGAATAATATAATTGATGAGTTTGCAGGTTGCTTGCACCGTATAATTGCGGGGAGTGCTAAATCAAATTCCTGTCGTTGAAAAGTTGAGCGGCATTACGATGAGTATGCATGGCGTTATGGAAATATTTAAGTGGAGCATATGGTTTCAATGAAAAAAATGAAGGCGTTGGGGCTTGTTATACTTGTTCTGCTTATCTGGCAGGGGGGAGTGGGGTGCAGTCGTCATGCTGATGCGGATAAAAATCGGAAGACTCTGATAATTTTTTGTGGGTCTACGATGATTTCTCCAATAATGGAACTTGCCAAACTGTTTGAGGCAACTCACGATGTGACAGTGAAGATGACCTCTGGTGGGTCTCAGGATTTAGCAAAATCCATTGAGGTGAACCATGTGGGAGATGTCTTTTTCCCCGGCTTCAAAGCCTTTGTTGATACCATGGAAGCCGATGGGCATGTGGTCGATAGCGGGATGGTCGGCCATAATGAATTGGCAATTTTTGTGGCCAAGAACAATCCCAAAAATTTGACAGGAAATCTCAACCAATTGGTGGATTCGTCTTTGGCGGTCGTTATAGGTCATGAGGATCTTGGTGCCGTCGGCAAAGAGTCCAAGAGAATACTGTCAGCACTGAATATCTATGAGCCCGTGGTGCGAAATACGGTTTTTATGGCATCGGATTCAAAGGGGTTGAGTGCCGCGATTCGAGAAGGTAAAGCGGACATAGTGCTCAACTGGAAGGCGGTGGCCCAACTCAATGACAATCGTGATTATATTGATGTGATTTCCATTAAAGAAGCTGCTTCACAGCCTTTGATCATGGCAAGCCTCGTCTATAGTGCCAATCCAGAATTGGCCAAGTCTTTTCTCCAACTCTGTGTCTCTCCTGAAGGCCGTGCGGTCTTTGAAAGGTTTGGTTTTTAAAAATGGCTTTCAGTTTTCGAGAACCGATTTTGCGGAAGATGTATTCCTTTTTCCTTTTGACCGGTGCGTGCATCTTTCTGACCCTTGCTTCTCAATTTCTCTTGGAAAAAAGTCAGGAAAATGCTCTCGATTTTGAGCAGAACCTGCGTGTTAAAACGCATATCAGTCTTATTGTTCAGCAGGAAATTCGTTCATTACAAAATCAGTTTCAATATATGTTGTTGTCTGCATCCGTTATTGAATTGGATAACGCAAACAGTGAAATCGGCAGACTTTTGAAGTTGGTGCAATCGGCTGTTTCGGTCATTGAACATGGCGGAGAATATATCACGAATGTCTCGGTGAATTTTGGGAACAAGGATGTTATTGCCTGGCCGATTCGGCATGAAGTTGAAAACGAAGGCGAGGTGAGTCTTTCTGCCATCGAAATGCGAACCAATCTTGCGCGATTGGAAGAAATGCGGACAGAATATTATGCCGTGATGCAACAGGCGGTTCTCAGTCCCAAGGAGAGAAAAGAGGGGGACTTGGCCTTGTATCACAAGAAAATTGCCCCGTTTTTTACCCGATTGGTTGAGAGTTCCAACCGTTTGTACATAGAAAGCCTTGAATCTGAAAAGTATGCAGAGAAAGAGCGCAAGGGGCAGGTTCACTTTTATAATTGGGTCGCATCGATTGCAGTCCCGCTTTTTCTTATTATGACGGGGGTGATCGCGTTGTGGATCATCCGTGACATTCGTCGGCTTCTCCACGAGCGAACCGAAGCATTAAGTTCCATGACCGAGACCAAAGAGAATCTTGAAGGGATGGTTTTTAAGCGCACAAAGGCCTTGCGACAGGAAGTCTCAGAACGAAGATTGGCGGAAAAACGTTTTGCCAGTCAGGCAGAGTTTTTAACCACCGTTATTGAATCTCTCGGGCATCCTTTTCATGTTATCAATGCCAATGATTATACGGTTTCCATGTCTAATCAGGCAGCCAGAGACAAGGCTCTCGGAGCAGGAAATTATTGTTATACTCTGAATTACGGCTTGGATAAACCGTGTTCAGCTATAGAACGTGGTTGCCCGTTGAAAGAGGTTAGAAAAACCAAGGAACCGGTTATTCTGGAGCATAAGATTTCAACGCCAGATAAAGGAATAAAATATTTAGAAGTTCATGGTTATCCCATTTTTGACAATCAAGGCAACGTCGTTCAGATGATTGAATACAGCTTGGATATCACGGACAAGCATTTAGCATTACGTGCGTTGGAGCAATCCAGAGATGAACTTGAACACAAAGTTCGTGAACGGACATTTCGCCTTGAAAAAGAGGTTATTCAAAGGGTTGAAATTCAACAGGAGCTTGAAGCCAGCGAACGGCATTTTCGTACACTGATTGAGTGCATACGAGATGTTCTCGTCATTTTGGATAAAGACGGCGTCATTGCTTATATTTCCCCGTCGGTTGAAACGAATTTTGGTTATGCGCCCGATCTTCTTATAGGCAAGTCGTTTAAGGAATTTGTACGGGTTGGAGAAGCTGGGCATTTGGAGAAACCGTCGGATACGTTTTTTTCTGATGCCGTGAATGACGATAATCCCCTGAAGCATATGGCGGTGAGTTCTGACGGGGTTAAATTTTATATGGAATCTCGTGTGCAGGATATGTCTCATGATCCTGCTATCGGAGGACTTTTGATTACGTGTCGGGATGTTTCGTCTCGCAATAAAGCTGAAGAGATGCAGAAACGACTCAATATGGTTATTGAGCAGAATCCTTCAAGTATCGTTATTACCGATACGTCTGGAAATATTGAATATGTGAACCCGCAGTTTGAGCGGCTTACGGGGTATAGCAAGGCGGAAATTGTCGGGAAAAATCCGAGTATCCTCAACTCTGGACTGACAGATCCCGCACGGTTTGTAGAGATGTATGAAGCTATCGGCAAGGGGGAAGTCTGGCAGGGAGAATTTATCAATAAGAATCGGGCTGGTGAGTTGTATACGGAAAATGTGATTGTGGCTCCGATCAAGAATCATCGGGGTGAAGTGACCAATTATGTGGCGCTCAAGGAAAACATCACTGAACTCAAGAAAGCTCGAGAACAAGCGGAGATTGCAAATAAAGCGAAGATGGAATTTTTGTCTCGTATGAGTCACGAACTTCGTACGCCGCTTAACGCCATTATTGGTTTTTCCAAGCTGCTTATGGAGGATAAATTTGGCAATTTGTTGCCTAAGCAGATTGAACAAGCCAATCGAATTAATACGGCTGGTAGCCATCTTATGCAGATGATCTCCGAAATACTTGATTTTTCCCGTATTGAGACAGGGAGCTTTTCTATTCGGCTTGAACCTGTATTGCCTTCGGAGATTATAGGTGAATGTCTTATGCTCACAGAGCATATGGCCCGAGAGCATGGCATTGTTTTTTCTGTGGAAGATTCCGTTTACGCGATACCGCGACTTATTGTTGATCGGATTCGTTTCAAGCAGGTAATGGTTAACTTGATGTCGAATGCGGTCAAATATAATGTCAAAGACGGGACCGTGACTATTTCGGCTGAAGTGAAGGGCAGCTTGGCCAAGATTGATGTGGCGGACACAGGTATCGGTATCCCGGCAGACAGGCAGGGTGAGCTGTTTACCCCCTTTACCCGGATGGTGGCAGAGTACTCCGGCATCGAGGGGACGGGAATTGGTATGACTATCACCAAGCAATTGTTGGAAGCTATGCATGGTACCATTGAATTTGTTAGCACGGAGGGCGAAGGGTCTACTTTTACGATTACTTTGCCATGTGAGGAAAAAATAATATCCGGTCCGGGGCCGGATATGGTGCGAAAAGATTCGGGAGCGGCTGATCTTTGTATTTTGTATGTGGATAATGATTCTGATCGTATTAGTTCCATGCGTGAAATTGTAGCTGAATGGCCTGATATTATCGTCGTTATTCGGAGGAATTGGGAGAAAGCCTTAACGGCTATCGATTTGCTCAAACCGGAAATAGTTGTTGTCAACGCTGCTTTTGCAGGGCAGGGCTACGCCGAGCACGTTCAAGAATTGAAAAAACGGAGTGCGACCCCGCCGACAGTGTTGATGCTGGGGGGAAAGGAAGTCCCGGGACCGTCGGCTGGAGTGGACGGAAATTTGTGTTCCCCTGTCTCTTTGCAGGACATCATTAATGTATACAATGCCAGTCAAGGAAAGGACGATGATTGATAAAACAACACTTTACTCGTCGAGCATCCTGATCGTTGACGATAATCCTACCAATATAGCTTTGCTTGAAGATATTCTCGAAGAAGAGGGGTATGATAATTATACCTCCACCACGGACCCGCGCATGGTGGTCGAATTGCATGCAAAGGAAAAATTTGACCTCCTGCTTCTTGATATCCGTATGCCATACATGAACGGGATCGAAGTCATGCATGCGTTGCGCGATCAGAATTCGTCAGACTACCTGCCCATTTTGGTTTTGACGGCGCAGACAGATCAACAGACCCGTCAGAGGGCTCTTGAGGCCGGAGCCAAGGATTTTTTGACTAAACCGTTTGATCATTGGGAAGTCCTGCTTCGAATTCGTAATATGTTGGTCACAAGACATTATTATAAGCGGCAGGTAGTCCGTGGAGATATCCTTGAAGAACAGGTGCGGGAACGGACTCGCGCCTTGAACGAAGCACAGCTTGAGATTGTCCGCCGACTCGGTCGAGCCGGTGAATATCGCGATAACGAGACCGGGGCGCATGTTATTCGTATGAGCAAGGTGGCTGAAATCCTGGCGCGGGGATTGGGGTTGGATGACGAAATGTGTGAGCGTATTCTTCATGCCAGTCCCATGCATGATGTTGGCAAGATCGCCATACCGGATTCTATTTTGCTCAAGCCGGGACCACTCGATAAGGATGAGTGGGAGATCATGAAGAGCCATACGACTTTTGGAAGCGACATTATGGGCGACCATCCTTCGGACGTTATCCTCATGGCGTCGGAGTTAGCCCTGTGCCACCATGAATGGTGGAACGGTAACGGTTATCCCAATGGTCTGAAAGGTGAGAATATCCCGTTGTGTGCTCGGATAGCTACGGTCAGCGATGTCTTTGATGCGTTGATGTCCCATCGTCCATACAAAGAACCATGGCCTTTGGAAAAAGCTGTCGCTTACATTAAAGAATCGTCTGGTACACAGTTTGACCCCAAGGTTGTCGAGGTGTTTTTAGACAGTCTTCCGGCAATCATGGTTGTCCGGAAAGAGCATCCTGATCCCGAAAATGGATAAATGAATGACCGACTGCCCCAGCAATGAGGCTGTCGGTCATTTTTCAAAAATTATGCATATTTTTCGTATGCTCTGACTGCACTCAGGGCGGTCAGCAATGCCTGACGAACCATCGAGTCTGCCCGCATGCTTTCGTCCGGGGTGTGGAGCTTTTCGCCGGATGAACCTAAACCGTCTAGTACCGGAACACCTGCCTCGGAGACGATGTTGGCATCGGACCCACCGCCTCGGAAGTTTGATTTGACGGTCAAACCCAATTCTATTGCAGCCTGTTCAACTGAACCAAACAGCGCAAGGTTTGCCTCGTTGGGAACCATGGGCGGACGTTCTATCTGAATTTTAAGGGTCGCTGATGTGCCGGAAAGAGTCGGCGAGGTAATGATCTTGTTGATGGCGGACCAAACTTTGTCCCGTCCTTCCATGGTCGTAAAGCGGGTCTCCACTCGTGCTTTCGCTGTTGCGGCGACCGTGTTGGGGCCAACGCCACCTTCTATTTGACCAACGTTCAGGGATGTACCGGCTTCAGGGTCGTTCAACGCTTCTAGTGCGGTGATCATTTGGGCCATTTCCACAATGGCACTTGCTTTGGGGAAGGCCGCGTTGCCTGCATGTCCGGCTTTACCGGTGACTTCAAAGTCGAAGACGATGCGGCCCTTGCGCCCTGTGACTATTTCTCCGCCGTTGGCGCCGGATCCTTCCATGACAAAGCAGAAGTCGCTTTTTTTTGCTTCTTTTACAATAATGTCGCGGGAGTGGGGTGAGCCGATCTCCTCATCGGAGTTGTAAGTGAAACCGACAGGGATTGTTTCCAACAACCCGGCTGCCTGCAGGGCTTTTGCCGCAAAGATGCCGACGACCAAACCACCTTTCATGTCGTAGACGCCGGGACCGTATATGGTGTTCCCATCTTTTCTATAAGTATCGAACCCCATTTCCGGTGGAAAGACTGTGTCCATGTGACCGATCATGAGCAGGCCGCCGCCGGAAGTACGTGCGGTGTTTTCAGCCACCAGATTGTCGCCAGTGACCTCGCGCTGTTGACGACGAGTGATAAGACCCATGTCTTTAAAGGTCGTTTCAAGGACGTCCACGACCTTGTCTACGCCTTCCTTGTTTCCAGAATAGCTATTAATGTTCACGATCTGTTCAAGCAGATCGAACATTTCATCTTTGTTGTCTTCAAGGTACGTTTTGAACGTTTGAATCATGTCCATGGTGTTTTTCCTGTGCTTGGTTGGCTATGTAAAACGGTCGGCATGTTACAGGCTGCCAAATATTTGTTCAAGGAATTCAATGTATGGAGTTTTTTCGTCGAATATATTGATTTTTTGTAGAATTTATGACATTTTTGTGAGCCTTTTCTCGGTAAAAACCACAAGGAGATATTCATGAAAAAGAAACTGTTGATCAGCTTCGTCATCATGGCGAGCCTGATCCTCGGCGCATCCATTGCGATGGCCAAGGATCTGACCATCGGCCTCAAGGGCGAGCCCACCTCTCTCGACCCCCATTTCCACAATGTCACCCAGAACAATCAGATGGCCCTGTGGGTCTTTGACAAACTCATTCTTCAGGACTCTCGTCAGAAGTTGTATCCCGGTCTGGCCGAATCCTGGACACCCGTCAGCGACACCGTTTGGGAGTTCAAGCTTCGCCAAGGCGTCAAATTTCATGATGGTTCTCCGTTTACCGCAGAGGATATGAAGTACACCATCGAGCGTATCCCCAACGTCCCCAACAGTCCTTCTTCCTTTACCGGCGCTGTGGGTGCGATTACCGAGGTTGAAGTCGTGGACCCGTACACTGTGCGTATCCACACCGAAAAGCCGGCTCCTTTGATGCCGCGTAACTTCGCTTCTTTCACCATCGTTTCCAAAAAAGCCTCCGAGGGTAAGGCCACCGAAGATTTTAATTCAGGCGTTGCCTGTATCGGCACCGGTCCCTACAAATTGGTTGAATGGGTTCGCGGTGACAAAATTGTTTACGAACGCAATGATGACTATTGGGGTGTGAAACCTGAATGGGAAAAGATCATTGTCCGTCCTATTTCCAATGATGGTACTCGCGTGGCTGCTCTTCAGTCTGGCGATGTTGACTTGATCAACTTTGTTCCCCCGGCAGACGTGAAGCATCTCAAGGCGGCCGAAGGTGTTGCTTTGTCGCAGTCTCCGTCCACTCGTTTGATCTACCTGCATCTTGATTCCGATCGTGACGATTCTCCCATGGTCACCGATAATGACGGTAATAAGATCAAGAATCCTATGAAGGACGTTCGTGTCCGCAAGGCCATTTCCAAGGCCATTAATCGCGAAGCTATTGCTGCTCGCATCATGGAAGGTCTGGCTATTCCTGCAGCCCAGATGTTGCCCGATGGTTATGAAGGTACTTCCAAGACTTTGCAGCCTGAAAAATACGATCCCAAGGGCGCCAAGGCTTTGCTGGCTGAAGCTGGTTATCCCGAAGGTTTCAAGTTGACTATTCATGGTCCCAATGACCGTTATGTCAACGATGGCGACATTGCTCAGGCTATCGCCCAGATGTTGACCAAGGTTGGTATCAAGACTGAAGTCAACACCATGCCCAAGGCCGTGTACTTCGGTAAAGCTTCCGCTCTGGAATTCAGCCTCATGTTGCTTGGTTGGGCCACTGATACCGGTGAGCATACCAACTGTGTTGGCTCCTTGCTGCATACTTACGACAAAGAAAAGGGCTTTGGTTCCGCCAACCGTGGTCGTTACTCCAACCCCGTGGTTGACCAAAAGCTGGAAGAAGCTCTGGTGACTGTTGATCCTGCTGAGCACAACAAGATCGTCATCGAATGCGTTGAAGCCGGTATGAATGACGTTGGCATCGTGCCCATCCACTTCCAGGTCTCCGTTTGGGGTACCAAGAAAGGGCTGACTTATAATGGTCGTACCGACGGTTACACTCTGCCTTACGAAATCAAGGCTCAATAGAACCGTTTCAATTGTGTACAACGGGGGGACGCGTCATCGCGTTCCCTCGTTTTCCACGTAAATAAAGGACAGAAATGCTCGCGTTTCTTATTCGTCGCATCACTCAGAGCGCAGTCGTGCTTCTGGTTATGTCGGTTCTCGTGTTTGTCGGTGTGTACTACATCGGCAACCCTATCGACATCCTGATCGCACCCGACGCTTCTCCGGCCGAGTACGCTCGTGCCGTCAGCGAGTTTGGCTTGGACAAACCGCTGTGGGAACAATATTTCATTTTTCTCAAAGGCGCCCTGCATGGTAATTTCGGCAATTCGTTCGTATACAACGAGCCCGCCCTCAAGATCATTTTCGATCGACTTCCGGCCACGTTGGAACTCGCCTTCACTGCCATGTTCATGGCGGTGTTTATGGGAATCCCGTTGGGCATGATCGCAGGTATCCAGCATGACAACTGGATCGGGCGTAACATCATGCGTTTTTCCATTCTTGGTTTTTCCCTGCCCACATTCTGGGTCGGACTGATGCTCATCATTATCTTTTCCGTGCAGCTCGGCTGGCTGCCGTCAGGTGGCCGTGGTGAACCTGTGGAATTTCTTGGTATGCACTTCAGCTTCCTGTCATGGAAAGGGTTGTCGTATCTCATTTTGCCAGCGTCTAATCTGGCCTTGTTCAAGACGTCTCTGGCCATTCGGCTCAGTCGCGCCGGAGTTCAGGAAAATTTGCAGATGGATTACGTGAAGTTCGCGCGGGCCAAGGGGTTGTCCAACACTCGTATTATCGGGCTGCATGTCATGAAGAACATCATGATTCCTGTCATTACCGTTCTCGGCATGGAGTTTGGTAACTTGATCGCATTCGCGGTTGTTACGGAAACCATTTTTGCATGGCCCGGTATGGGCAAGTTGGTGATTGACTCCATCGGAGTTCTCGACCGGCCCATCATCGTGGCATATTTGCTCATTACGGTGACCATGTTCATTCTCATCAATCTGATCGTGGACATCCTGTACTCGATCCTTGACCCCAGGGTTCGCCTGGGCGACGAGCGATAGGGGGAGGACATGGCACAGCAAAGCGAATCCCTGTTCTGGCAGACTGTTCAGGAATATTTCGAAAGTCGGGTGGCCACCATCGGGCTTATCCTTTTGACAATTATTGTTGCGGTGGCCCTTTTGGCACCGTTCATTTCGCCGCAAAATCCGTATGATCTCATGTCTATTGATATCATGGATTCCAAGCTCGCTCCGGGTGAAACGACTTTTGATGGGGCCACCACCTACTACCTTGGTACGGACAGTCAAGGGCGTGATATGCTCAGTTCCATTCTGTATGGATTGCGTATCAGTCTCGGCGTAGGTGTCCTTTCCACCGTTATTGCACTCATTATCGGTGCCATTATCGGCCTTTGGGCAGCATACCAAGGGGGGAAGACCGACGCCTTCATCATGCGAACGGTGGATCTACAACTGAGTTTTCCCGCCATTTTGGTGGCGTTGATATTACTCGCCATTCTCGGCAAGGGTATCGACAAGATCATTCTCGCGTTGGTCATGGTTCAGTGGGCGTATTATGCCCGAGCTATTCGAAGCAATGTGTTGGTGGAACGCAACAAGGAATACGTGGAAGCGGCCAAATGTCTGGCGCTACCTAAGCGGCGGATCATGTTTGGTCACGTTTTGCCTAACTGTACGCCTGAGTTGATTGTTATTTCCACGGTCAAGGTGGCAGGGGCCATTGCCCTTGAAGCGACCTTGTCTTTTCTTGGTTTGGGAATGCCTATCACCAAGCCTTCGTTGGGTCTGCTTATCGCCAACGGATTCAAGTTCCTGCAAAGCGGGTATTATTGGATCAGTGTGTATCCCGGCATAGCCCTGTTAATACTCATCGTCTGCATCAATCTGGTCGGCGACCGGTTACGCGACGTGTTGAATCCGAGGTTGAAGCGATGAGCGCACCACTTCTTGAAATGAAAGATCTCCAAACCTATTTTTATACCCGTGCGGGTGTGGTCAAGGCGGTCAACGGCATATCTCTCACCGTGAATAAAGGTGAGGTTATCGGCATTGTCGGCGAGTCCGGCTCAGGTAAATCCGTCATGGGCTTTTCCATCATGGGACTTGTTGATCCTCCCGGTCGTGTCGCTGGTGGGTCCATCAAGTTCAAGGGCAAGGATTTGGTCGATCAGACCGAACCTGAATGGCGTTCCTTTCGTGGCAATAATGTGGCTATGATTTTTCAGGACCCCATGATGACCTTGAATCCGGTTTTGCGTATCGACACACAGATGATCGAAGCCATTCGTGCTCATGAAAATGTGAGTAAGGATGAAGCTCGCCGTCGTTGTGTTGAAGCTCTGGCCATGGTTGGAATTCCCTCACCAGAAGAACGTATCAAGGCGTATCCGCACCAGTTCTCTGGTGGTATGCGTCAGCGTGTTGCCATCGCGACTGGGCTGTTGAATAATCCCGACCTCATTATTGCGGACGAGCCAACCACGGCACTCGACGTGACTATTCAAAGTCAGATTCTCGCTGAAATGCAGAAGTTGTGTCGCAAAACGGACATGGCTCTTATGTGGATAACCCATGATCTGACGGTGATTGCAGGGCTGGCTCATCGGGTTGCAGTCATGTACGCGGGCACCATCATTGAAGAAGGTCCTGTGCAGGATGTACTTGATGCGCCCCTGCATC
This genomic window contains:
- a CDS encoding HD domain-containing phosphohydrolase, with the translated sequence MIDKTTLYSSSILIVDDNPTNIALLEDILEEEGYDNYTSTTDPRMVVELHAKEKFDLLLLDIRMPYMNGIEVMHALRDQNSSDYLPILVLTAQTDQQTRQRALEAGAKDFLTKPFDHWEVLLRIRNMLVTRHYYKRQVVRGDILEEQVRERTRALNEAQLEIVRRLGRAGEYRDNETGAHVIRMSKVAEILARGLGLDDEMCERILHASPMHDVGKIAIPDSILLKPGPLDKDEWEIMKSHTTFGSDIMGDHPSDVILMASELALCHHEWWNGNGYPNGLKGENIPLCARIATVSDVFDALMSHRPYKEPWPLEKAVAYIKESSGTQFDPKVVEVFLDSLPAIMVVRKEHPDPENG
- a CDS encoding M20 family metallopeptidase; this encodes MDMIQTFKTYLEDNKDEMFDLLEQIVNINSYSGNKEGVDKVVDVLETTFKDMGLITRRQQREVTGDNLVAENTARTSGGGLLMIGHMDTVFPPEMGFDTYRKDGNTIYGPGVYDMKGGLVVGIFAAKALQAAGLLETIPVGFTYNSDEEIGSPHSRDIIVKEAKKSDFCFVMEGSGANGGEIVTGRKGRIVFDFEVTGKAGHAGNAAFPKASAIVEMAQMITALEALNDPEAGTSLNVGQIEGGVGPNTVAATAKARVETRFTTMEGRDKVWSAINKIITSPTLSGTSATLKIQIERPPMVPNEANLALFGSVEQAAIELGLTVKSNFRGGGSDANIVSEAGVPVLDGLGSSGEKLHTPDESMRADSMVRQALLTALSAVRAYEKYA
- a CDS encoding ABC transporter substrate-binding protein, with amino-acid sequence MKKKLLISFVIMASLILGASIAMAKDLTIGLKGEPTSLDPHFHNVTQNNQMALWVFDKLILQDSRQKLYPGLAESWTPVSDTVWEFKLRQGVKFHDGSPFTAEDMKYTIERIPNVPNSPSSFTGAVGAITEVEVVDPYTVRIHTEKPAPLMPRNFASFTIVSKKASEGKATEDFNSGVACIGTGPYKLVEWVRGDKIVYERNDDYWGVKPEWEKIIVRPISNDGTRVAALQSGDVDLINFVPPADVKHLKAAEGVALSQSPSTRLIYLHLDSDRDDSPMVTDNDGNKIKNPMKDVRVRKAISKAINREAIAARIMEGLAIPAAQMLPDGYEGTSKTLQPEKYDPKGAKALLAEAGYPEGFKLTIHGPNDRYVNDGDIAQAIAQMLTKVGIKTEVNTMPKAVYFGKASALEFSLMLLGWATDTGEHTNCVGSLLHTYDKEKGFGSANRGRYSNPVVDQKLEEALVTVDPAEHNKIVIECVEAGMNDVGIVPIHFQVSVWGTKKGLTYNGRTDGYTLPYEIKAQ
- a CDS encoding ABC transporter permease, with the protein product MLAFLIRRITQSAVVLLVMSVLVFVGVYYIGNPIDILIAPDASPAEYARAVSEFGLDKPLWEQYFIFLKGALHGNFGNSFVYNEPALKIIFDRLPATLELAFTAMFMAVFMGIPLGMIAGIQHDNWIGRNIMRFSILGFSLPTFWVGLMLIIIFSVQLGWLPSGGRGEPVEFLGMHFSFLSWKGLSYLILPASNLALFKTSLAIRLSRAGVQENLQMDYVKFARAKGLSNTRIIGLHVMKNIMIPVITVLGMEFGNLIAFAVVTETIFAWPGMGKLVIDSIGVLDRPIIVAYLLITVTMFILINLIVDILYSILDPRVRLGDER
- a CDS encoding ABC transporter permease, yielding MAQQSESLFWQTVQEYFESRVATIGLILLTIIVAVALLAPFISPQNPYDLMSIDIMDSKLAPGETTFDGATTYYLGTDSQGRDMLSSILYGLRISLGVGVLSTVIALIIGAIIGLWAAYQGGKTDAFIMRTVDLQLSFPAILVALILLAILGKGIDKIILALVMVQWAYYARAIRSNVLVERNKEYVEAAKCLALPKRRIMFGHVLPNCTPELIVISTVKVAGAIALEATLSFLGLGMPITKPSLGLLIANGFKFLQSGYYWISVYPGIALLILIVCINLVGDRLRDVLNPRLKR
- a CDS encoding ABC transporter ATP-binding protein; this encodes MSAPLLEMKDLQTYFYTRAGVVKAVNGISLTVNKGEVIGIVGESGSGKSVMGFSIMGLVDPPGRVAGGSIKFKGKDLVDQTEPEWRSFRGNNVAMIFQDPMMTLNPVLRIDTQMIEAIRAHENVSKDEARRRCVEALAMVGIPSPEERIKAYPHQFSGGMRQRVAIATGLLNNPDLIIADEPTTALDVTIQSQILAEMQKLCRKTDMALMWITHDLTVIAGLAHRVAVMYAGTIIEEGPVQDVLDAPLHPYTEGLIGSVPSRNRRGERLYQIPGTTPSLINLPEGCPFRMRCSRSSEKCFQEPPVTIMDDGRKVCCFHPGKYNRSNG